TATAGCGGCTCGCTAACCGGTTCTTCGTGTGCTGGTGAATCtccagaacagaaccagcagatCTGCTTTGATATGATGTCGTCAGCCCGCGTAGATTTACACAACACCACCTTAAAATACCTCAACAAATATAAAAATTCTTAATTGATAATAATCAGGAAAGTACAGCAAAGAGTTTAATTCATtctcagcttcttcttcttcttcttctcgaTGTCTTTAATCTGCCGACCTTAAGGGCGAAGAGGAAGGATTCCTGTTCACAACTGTGCAACGAAAGACCTGTGACTTTTCACATTTGCAGTAACAGGGCTCAGGATTGTGTCGATCCGAAACACTGTGGTGTATATCCACAGACAATGAAAGGATAACACAGGTCTTCATGTCTGTCCCACTGCAGGGCCAGACTGTGGCACAGCCGCTGAATGATTTAatgaatcacaacaacagcgaCTGGTCAGCTTTCCAGTATGAAAAAGCTACATGGGAAATGCTGGAGCTAGCTCCACAGCAGTGACTGAACTTTCAAATTACAAACAAGGGGGTCATTTTTTATATTGATCACTAATTAGCGTGTAGCGTCATTCTGaaagatggaaaaataaatcttttaaaaaagaaattagaaAACTTGGTTAAAGGATACGCACTCCATTGACTCCAGAGATCTTGAAGTCATCAATGAGCTGGACGATGGTTTCTCTGTAGGGGTCAGAGGGGTCGCTGTCTCTCACCTGGAGGGACCGACAGACACTCTGGTTACCTGAGCCACAGCCCACGTTGTTGCCGTTGTTTAGAGAAAGCATAAGAGAGCAAACACTCACGCATCGCAGCAGTTTGATCTCGTCCAGAGCCGTCTCAGTGTAATGAGGAGCGCTCTTCACCACTTTCAGCGCCACAAAACGCTTCTTCCTGAATCAGACACAGATTCAGATCATGTGACAACAGAAACCATGCAAAAAGCCAACGAACTGTCTTCAAAACATCATGTGTGCCGTACTgcagatcccagcagagccagaCGGTGGAAAAGTGTCCCCAGCCTAGTTTCCTGACCACGTGGTACCTCCCGTTAAACAGATCGCCAATATCCACAGGGTAGTATCCACCTGGAGCgcacagaaagagaagaaaccagagcttttatttgattttaaaccCACGACAGATCTTTACTCTTGCAGGTTTCTCTGATAAATTCTCACCTTTACAGTAATCAGACGGGTCCTCCTGCTCCTCATCATCAGAGCCCAGCAGCTGGGCTGGGGGTGGGGTTAACTCTGGAGGGGGCGGGGTCAtagctggaggaggtgaggtCAGTTGATGGGTTGCCGTTGGCATCATGGGAGGAAGGCTAATGGGAGGTCCCAGAGAGTCGAGAGAGCGCATgaaagagggggaggaggagcagAGGGGGGAGTACAGGTGGGAGGAGACACTGGACGTAAAGGTCACTGAGGTAAGCAGGTAAGGATCGGGTTGGGAGGGGCTTAATGGAGGAGTGGGAGGAGCTTTGGCAGGATGCGTAGCAGACACCGACGGGGACTTAGAGGCATTGTGGGTAACCGTGTGCGGTGAGGTAGGAGGCGATTTGTAGAGCTCTGTTTGACCGTCTGCTGTGACGGACTGAAGAGTTCTGTGAGGCGATCTGGAGGAATCCTGGGTATTATTACTCTGAGTAACAGTTGGCAGTGGTTGGCTGGGACTGTGAGGAGAATGTGGAGAAGCTGCAGGAGGTGACCGGTTGCAAAACTTATAGCTGCTGAGGGCAGTTTGAGGAGGTACCAGGGGTTCCTCGGGGGAAATTATTGTGCCTAGAAATGGTGATGAGATCTGGAGGGGAGGTGGTGACGGCGTACGGGGAGCATTCAGCGCTGTGATTTCAGTGGTTAACGGGGGTGTTCGTATGGGCTCCTGTGGAGGTTCTTGGTGGGGTGCCGTAGTAGTTTCATAGGGATCTTCTGAGCATGCTGAGGTGTTTTCATGTGGCGTGGTTACTTCTGGAGTGCTTCTAGGATCATCTGGAGATGTTGACATGTTTTCGTGTAGTGTGGTTGTGTCTGAAGCGCTTCTGGGATATTCTGGAGATTTTGATGCGCTTTTGTGCAGTATGGTTACTTCTGGAGTGCTTCTGGGATCTTCTGGAGATACTGACATGTTTTCGTGTAGTGTTGTTGTGTCTGGAGTGCTTCTGGGATCTTCTGGACATGCTAACGCGTTTCCATGCGGCGTGGTTGTGTCTGGAGTGCTTTCATGGGGTGGCAGAGCAGTCTGTGGGAGTGCTGTGGGTACCCTGctgtcagcatccagagtctgAAGGTTACAGAGGTCATCAGACCTGATGGTAAAAGAAAGTAGAGTATATTGAGTGGATTGAGAATACAGGGCAGAAAACTcccagtaaaaaaaataaataaataaaaaatagaaaattcaTAATCGGCAAGAATTATGGGGACATTTTTTAGACATTTAGTTTGCTGACAAAAGTATTAAAGATAATTCAGCTGTGAATCTTAGACATGGGTTGCAGGGGAAAGCTATAAACTCACACAAGTGGCAGCTACGTGAGCCCGATCAGGATTTCTCTTATTTATAAAATGTTTCATCCACCAAAAGTCAAAAATGgacagtgacaaaaaaaaaaactacttttttaattaaattttaaattaaatgccTTTGTGTCTCTCAAAGGGCTAAAAATACCAATAAATGCAGAGATTTCAGTCGAATAAAGTAACAAAGACTCTGTGTCTCATCATTATGCAGCTTTTATGTACGACCAGGGGGCCAGTCGTGCTTAAGTGCAATCAAAAGGCACATTTTTAGCCAGGAAGAACCCC
This region of Maylandia zebra isolate NMK-2024a linkage group LG20, Mzebra_GT3a, whole genome shotgun sequence genomic DNA includes:
- the srpk3 gene encoding SRSF protein kinase 3 isoform X1, which encodes MLIAAVGAGSGNPAGTGKKHRRRGKKHRRIRAEENRSDDLCNLQTLDADSRVPTALPQTALPPHESTPDTTTPHGNALACPEDPRSTPDTTTLHENMSVSPEDPRSTPEVTILHKSASKSPEYPRSASDTTTLHENMSTSPDDPRSTPEVTTPHENTSACSEDPYETTTAPHQEPPQEPIRTPPLTTEITALNAPRTPSPPPLQISSPFLGTIISPEEPLVPPQTALSSYKFCNRSPPAASPHSPHSPSQPLPTVTQSNNTQDSSRSPHRTLQSVTADGQTELYKSPPTSPHTVTHNASKSPSVSATHPAKAPPTPPLSPSQPDPYLLTSVTFTSSVSSHLYSPLCSSSPSFMRSLDSLGPPISLPPMMPTATHQLTSPPPAMTPPPPELTPPPAQLLGSDDEEQEDPSDYCKGGYYPVDIGDLFNGRYHVVRKLGWGHFSTVWLCWDLQKKRFVALKVVKSAPHYTETALDEIKLLRCVRDSDPSDPYRETIVQLIDDFKISGVNGVHVCMVLEVLGHQLLKWIIKSNYMGLPLACVKAIIRQVLQGLDYLHTKCKIIHTDIKPENILLEVDEVYVRRLAAEATIWQRAGAPPPSGSSVSTAPRDLEIGKLSKNKKKKLKRKAKRQQKLLEERLFDIQRMEEDDGVLQAEDADSIGSLVVNGNTSCSIANSKTSPESNCSWFEDGCNGHAPGRFSSPASGLSGFSSSVMSATSESALSTQSGYSSGREAFSASDFVLSPLDSQNADKIRVKIADLGNACWVHKHFTEDIQTRQYRALEVLIGAEYGPPADIWSTACMAFELATGDYLFEPHSGEDYTRDEDHIAHIIELLGPIPLPFALSGRYSREYFSRRGDLRHISNLKPWGLFEVLLEKYEWPLDQAAQFSDFLLTMLELQPERRATAAECLQHPWLQT
- the srpk3 gene encoding SRSF protein kinase 3 isoform X2, with the protein product MLIAVGAGSGNPAGTGKKHRRRGKKHRRIRAEENRSDDLCNLQTLDADSRVPTALPQTALPPHESTPDTTTPHGNALACPEDPRSTPDTTTLHENMSVSPEDPRSTPEVTILHKSASKSPEYPRSASDTTTLHENMSTSPDDPRSTPEVTTPHENTSACSEDPYETTTAPHQEPPQEPIRTPPLTTEITALNAPRTPSPPPLQISSPFLGTIISPEEPLVPPQTALSSYKFCNRSPPAASPHSPHSPSQPLPTVTQSNNTQDSSRSPHRTLQSVTADGQTELYKSPPTSPHTVTHNASKSPSVSATHPAKAPPTPPLSPSQPDPYLLTSVTFTSSVSSHLYSPLCSSSPSFMRSLDSLGPPISLPPMMPTATHQLTSPPPAMTPPPPELTPPPAQLLGSDDEEQEDPSDYCKGGYYPVDIGDLFNGRYHVVRKLGWGHFSTVWLCWDLQKKRFVALKVVKSAPHYTETALDEIKLLRCVRDSDPSDPYRETIVQLIDDFKISGVNGVHVCMVLEVLGHQLLKWIIKSNYMGLPLACVKAIIRQVLQGLDYLHTKCKIIHTDIKPENILLEVDEVYVRRLAAEATIWQRAGAPPPSGSSVSTAPRDLEIGKLSKNKKKKLKRKAKRQQKLLEERLFDIQRMEEDDGVLQAEDADSIGSLVVNGNTSCSIANSKTSPESNCSWFEDGCNGHAPGRFSSPASGLSGFSSSVMSATSESALSTQSGYSSGREAFSASDFVLSPLDSQNADKIRVKIADLGNACWVHKHFTEDIQTRQYRALEVLIGAEYGPPADIWSTACMAFELATGDYLFEPHSGEDYTRDEDHIAHIIELLGPIPLPFALSGRYSREYFSRRGDLRHISNLKPWGLFEVLLEKYEWPLDQAAQFSDFLLTMLELQPERRATAAECLQHPWLQT